The Helianthus annuus cultivar XRQ/B chromosome 16, HanXRQr2.0-SUNRISE, whole genome shotgun sequence genome includes a window with the following:
- the LOC118488396 gene encoding uncharacterized protein LOC118488396, producing the protein MTRAQRRPRIRVENNAVLTMTASVVDAQVFKADSIRLQCVDDLFGYESFTYLNRKDFEAVFTLDELTGSVITTYMMLLYEQIKNGPKHDHGICFVSPSAISPSERKSIPKHIDDASRMVADRLSTRKDNDIILVPYNPGRHWVLAILDMKTNTCYYLDSLRNSIINPVLRQIIDAAMALYAVQGGTKTRVKVNWVNAKCPYQTGCTECGYYVLKYMKEVVEEGIEILANDNVGRGKTVYTDEDIDGIREGCLSYGAAFVFK; encoded by the exons ATGACGAGAGCACAAAGGAGGCCAAGGATAAGAGTTGAAAACAATGCTGTTTTGACCATGACTGCAAGTGTGGTTGATGCACAAGTTTTTAAGGCTGATTCTATAAGATTGCAATGTGTGGACGATCTATTTGGGTACGAGAGTTTCACATATTTAAACCGGAAGGATTTTGAAGCAGTTTTTACATTGGATGAGCTTACCGGTTCTGTCATTACGACTTATATGAT GTTATTGTATGAGCAAATAAAGAATGGGCCAAAACATGATCACGGTATTTGTTTTGTGAGCCCGAGTGCAATCTCACCAAGTGAACGTAAATCAATACCCAAACATATTGATGATGCAAGTAGAATGGTTGCAGATCGGTTATCTACAAGAAAGGACAATGATATCATCCTAGTGCCCTACAATCCTGG AAGACATTGGGTGTTGGCAATTTTAGACATGAAGACAAATACTTGCTATTATCTTGATTCTTTAAGAAATAGCATAATAAATCCAGTGTTGAGGCAAATTATCGATGC GGCAATGGCCTTGTATGCTGTACAAGGTGGAACCAAGACTAGGGTTAAAGTCAATTGGGTTAACGCTAAG TGTCCATATCAGACGGGATGTACTGAATGTGGCTACTACGTATTGAAGTACATGAAAGAGGTCGTCGAAGAAGGAATTGAAATACTTGCCAATGACAAT GTTGGGAGAGGCAAAACGGTATACACGGATGAGGATATTGATGGGATACGTGAAGGGTGTTTGAGTTATGGGGCAGCGTTTGTTTTTAAGTGA